One Synechococcus sp. Nb3U1 genomic window, CCGGGCTAGGAGCCCAAACCGCCGGGTTTTTGTAGGCGTAGTACACCTCTAAGCCATCTACCCCCAGCTCAGCCGCCGCAGGAACCACTTCCTCTGCAGGCACGGGATATCGAAAAGGGTGTGCCAGTACCGCCAAGCCCCCCGCCGCTTGAATCGCTTGAATGGCCTTACCGGCAGACAGTTCCGGGATCCGTTCCCCCTGAGTGAAGGGATCCAGGGTGGAGTCCGTGGGGTTGAACCCATAGCCGAGGATATGCACCTCACAGCCCAGCAGTTCTGTAGTGATCTCAATTCCAGACCAAAGGATGGGATCCCCGGGTTGATCCAGGTAGGATCGGGCCTCTTCATAACCCTTCAGGGTGTGGTGGTCGGTGATGGCAAGTCCTTTCAGCCCCTGTTGGCGCGCTTGCTCTGCCAGGTCTAAAGGATCCATCTGCCCATCAGAACAGCGAGTGTGGAGGTGAAAGTTGTAGTGCAAAGGGCAAGAGAGAGGGCCGATTCCCTGCAATACCTGCCGCAACTCCGCAGCCGCAGCACCAACATGGAGATCCCGTTCCAAACTGACAACCATGACTACCCTTGGGTAGAGAACAGGCACAAATCCTTCAGAAGCAAGCCTCTGAAGTTTTATTAAGAATGTCTTCCTATTTTAGCGACGCTGATTGTTCAGTGCCATGTGTCAAAGGCTACCCATTTTCAATGGCGCAAGGCTTAACCGTGGGCCAGAACATCAGCCGCTGCACGGCTTCCTGCTCCAGGGGTAAATTCGCTGTATCCTACGGTGTGCAAAGCAGACTCGAGGGTGGCCATGGTCATCAAGATGTCGCGGTCGCTGATGAAGCCCAAATGTCCAAGCCGGAAGATCTTGCCCTTGAGGTGATCTTGTCCGGCAGCAGTGGCCAGGTCAAACTGTTTCTTCAAGATGCTGCGAATCGTGTCGGCATTGATGCCTTCTGGAGACAACACCGCCGT contains:
- a CDS encoding PHP domain-containing protein, whose protein sequence is MVVSLERDLHVGAAAAELRQVLQGIGPLSCPLHYNFHLHTRCSDGQMDPLDLAEQARQQGLKGLAITDHHTLKGYEEARSYLDQPGDPILWSGIEITTELLGCEVHILGYGFNPTDSTLDPFTQGERIPELSAGKAIQAIQAAGGLAVLAHPFRYPVPAEEVVPAAAELGVDGLEVYYAYKNPAVWAPSPEVTDLAELMAASYGLLKTCGTDSHGLSILRRI